A single Anopheles maculipalpis chromosome 3RL, idAnoMacuDA_375_x, whole genome shotgun sequence DNA region contains:
- the LOC126564271 gene encoding ATP-binding cassette sub-family G member 4, whose protein sequence is MDILQQEVRGIALANLTEVQSAPVYNQTTVPLNRKDSRNMDQAVIRNNTTNTHPSNHDIEGHIRPFQNLPPREAVDLQFKDVSYCVSLGFRKGQKEILHKVNGKFPGSQLIAIMGPSGAGKSTLLDVLSGYRKSGVEGAVYVNGRIRNLNSFRRMTCYITQDDRLQTLLTVLENMRIAADLKLGPEVSRHEKESIIEDILTVLGLYEHQFTITKRLSGGQRKRLSIALELINNPTIMFLDEPTTGLDSFSCNQVVDLLKQLAKQGRTIICTIHQPSAKLFQEFDQVYVLSNGECMYQGCTNSLVPFLQSVDMPCPVYHNPADYVIELACGEYGDDRIQRMVMEMGNGECTEWFTDKRKLLKLEQLRKKHPLKKIIEQSEDLTATSQVHQLQVLIKRGIIKAKRDATLTHLRIGVNIVIAAMLGFLFIDAGNEGSRVLDNYNLLFSILMHHMMATMMLTVLTFPTEMGVILKEHFNRWYTLKCYYLSVSIIDLPLSVFCCLIFSVIIYLMSGQPMEWFRFGMFFTISLLIVLIAQSLGLTIGAWFNVVNGTFLGPVLTIPMMMFAGFGVTLRDLPSYLKWGSHISYLRYGLEGYVNAIYGENRETLDCELKPYCHYRYPAKFLSEISMEGDQFWKDVYALCATLLLVRVFCYFCLRWKVMSVR, encoded by the exons ATGGATATCCTGCAGCAGGAGGTGCGCGGTATCGCGCTGGCCAACCTGACCGAGGTACAATCGGCCCCGGTGTACAACCAAACGACCGTGCCGCTAAATCGCAAGGACTCGCGCAACATGGACCAGGCCGTGATACGGAACAACACAACCAACACGCACCCCTCGAACCACGACATCGAGGGACACATCCGGCCGTTCCAAAATTTGCCACCGCGCGAAGCGGTCGACCTACAGTTTAAAGATGTGTCGTACTGCGTCAGTCTTGGGTTTCGCAAAG GCCAGAAAGAGATCCTACACAAGGTGAATGGCAAATTTCCTGGCTCGCAGCTGATCGCCATCATGGGACCATCGGGAGCGGGCAAATCGACACTGCTGGACGTCCTGTCCGGCTATCGGAAATCGGGCGTCGAAGGTGCGGTCTATGTGAATGGGCGTATTCGCAACCTAAACAGCTTCCGGCGGATGACCTGCTACATTACGCAGGATGATCGTTTGCAGACACTGCTGACGGTGTTGGAGAATATGCGCATTGCGGCAGATCTAAAGCTGGGTCCGGAAGTATCGCGCCATGAAAAGGAGTCCATT ATTGAAGACATTCTTACTGTGTTGGGACTGTACGAGCATCAGTTCACCATTACCAAGCGTCTATCAGGAGGGCAGCGAAAACGTCTCTCGATCGCACTGGAGCTGATCAACAACCCTACCATTATGTTTTTGGATGAGCCAACAAC TGGATTGGACAGCTTCTCGTGCAATCAGGTCGTGGATCTACTCAAGCAGCTCGCCAAACAGGGCCGTACGATTATCTGCACCATTCATCAACCGTCCGCCAAATTGTTCCAGGAGTTCGACCAGGTGTACGTACTCTCGAACGGCGAGTGTATGTACCAAGGCTGCACCAACAGCTTGGTACCGTTCCTTCAGTCCGTTGATATGCCCTGTCCGGTATATCACAATCCCGCAGATTATG TGATTGAGCTGGCCTGCGGAGAGTATGGAGACGATCGCATCCAACGCATGGTGATGGAGATGGGCAACGGTGAATGTACCGAGTGGTTCACTGACAAGCGGAAACTACTGAAGCTCGAGCAGCTGCGGAAGAAACACCCGCTCAAGAAGATCATTGAGCAGAGCGAAGACCTGACGGCGACTTCCCAAGTCCATCAGCTCCAGGTCCTGATCAAGCGTGGCATTATCAAGGCGAAGCGGGACGCTACCCTCACACATCTGCGTATCGGGGTGAACATCGTCATAGCGGCAATGTTGGGCTTTCTGTTCATCGACGCCGGCAACGAGGGTTCGCGCGTACTCGACAACTACAATCTACTCTTCTCGATTCTGATGCACCACATGATGGCCACGATGATGCTGACCGTGCTGACAT TCCCCACCGAGATGGGTGTTATACTGAAGGAGCACTTTAATCGATGGTATACGCTCAAGTGTTACTACCTCTCGGTCTCCATCATCGATCTACCGCTGTCCGTGTTCTGCTGCCTGATCTTTAGCGTCATTATCTACTTGATGAGCGGCCAACCGATGGAGTGGTTCCGTTTCGGTATGTTTTTCACCATCAGTCTGCTGATCGTGCTGATAGCACAGAGCCTCGGGTTGACGATCGGGGCCTGGTTTAACGTGGTG AATGGTACCTTCCTCGGACCCGTGCTCACCATcccgatgatgatgtttgccGGTTTTGGTGTAACGTTGCGCGATCTACCGAGCTACCTGAAATGGGGCAGTCACATCTCTTATCTACGGTACGGTTTAGAAGGCTACGTCAATGCAATCTATGGCGAAAATCGGGAGACGCTTGACTGTGAGCTGAAGCCATACTGCCATTACAG ATATCCTGCCAAGTTCCTGTCTGAGATTTCAATGGAAGGTGATCAATTCTGGAAGGATGTGTACGCGCTCTGTGCCACGTTGCTCTTGGTGCGCGTGTTCTGCTACTTCTGTCTCCGATGGAAGGTAATGTCGGTGCGGTAA